The following proteins are encoded in a genomic region of Dyadobacter sp. UC 10:
- a CDS encoding response regulator transcription factor: MARILIADDHPIFRSGLRQSLENFISKLEVVEVENFKKALYVSESSNFDLVIMDIDMPGGNSVKMVETFKSKWPDLPVLVVSAYDENLYALAFVKAGADGYLSKNALENELKIAVESALFNKKLYLSEAVREESFRMFMKTGRAMESSQASLSVREREIAQMFISGMGVSEIAGLLDLHTSTVSTHRARIFRKMGVENLMELSRKYSILG; the protein is encoded by the coding sequence ATGGCTCGAATTCTTATTGCAGATGATCATCCCATTTTTAGGAGCGGCTTGCGGCAATCGCTTGAAAACTTCATTTCTAAATTGGAAGTCGTAGAAGTCGAAAATTTCAAAAAAGCGCTTTACGTTTCTGAATCATCGAACTTCGATCTGGTCATCATGGATATAGATATGCCAGGCGGTAATAGTGTCAAAATGGTCGAAACATTTAAAAGTAAGTGGCCAGACCTTCCGGTATTAGTGGTGTCGGCATATGATGAAAATTTATATGCGCTGGCGTTCGTGAAAGCGGGGGCAGACGGATACCTATCAAAGAATGCATTGGAAAACGAGCTCAAAATTGCAGTGGAATCGGCGCTTTTCAATAAAAAGCTTTACCTGAGCGAGGCAGTCCGGGAGGAAAGCTTCAGGATGTTTATGAAAACAGGACGGGCAATGGAAAGCTCACAGGCGTCTCTTTCCGTACGGGAGCGGGAAATTGCACAGATGTTCATTTCGGGGATGGGCGTGTCGGAAATTGCGGGCCTGCTGGACCTTCACACCTCCACGGTTAGTACCCATCGCGCAAGGATATTCAGGAAGATGGGAGTAGAAAATTTGATGGAACTATCGCGTAAGTACAGCATATTGGGTTAA
- a CDS encoding response regulator transcription factor, which translates to MKHILIAEDHPIMRSGTRQIVHTYFPDSVITEVDTFKKAIMSAGEKACDLAILDIGIPGGNSVKMIEVFKERHPDVKVLIFSSYDEDLYALPFIKAGADGYISKDAPEQEFKSALETILLRGKVYLSERMKEDSLSRFINSGKSQDDAEPRLSFREREIVQLLLSGKGVSEIAGMLDVHISTVSTHRARILKKMKVDNLMDLARKFDILK; encoded by the coding sequence ATGAAACATATTCTTATCGCCGAGGATCACCCTATTATGCGGTCGGGGACCCGGCAAATTGTCCATACGTATTTCCCTGACTCAGTCATAACTGAGGTTGACACTTTTAAAAAAGCAATTATGTCGGCGGGCGAAAAAGCATGCGATCTGGCGATTCTGGATATTGGTATTCCAGGCGGCAACAGCGTCAAAATGATCGAGGTTTTTAAGGAAAGACATCCTGATGTGAAAGTGCTTATTTTTTCCTCATATGATGAAGATCTGTACGCCCTTCCATTTATTAAAGCCGGAGCAGATGGTTATATTTCCAAGGACGCTCCAGAACAGGAATTCAAGTCTGCCCTGGAAACAATCTTGTTACGGGGGAAAGTATATTTGAGCGAGCGCATGAAAGAAGATAGTCTCTCCAGGTTCATTAACTCGGGAAAGAGCCAGGATGATGCGGAACCCCGGCTCTCTTTCCGGGAGCGGGAGATTGTCCAGTTATTGTTGTCGGGAAAAGGGGTTTCCGAAATTGCCGGAATGCTCGACGTGCATATTTCGACAGTCAGTACACATCGTGCAAGGATATTAAAGAAAATGAAAGTTGATAATTTAATGGATCTCGCCAGGAAATTTGATATTCTTAAATAG
- a CDS encoding DUF937 domain-containing protein translates to MEILEIAKEFFTKSVIEKIADKIGEDAPLVQSAMNAILPSVLGGIMEKGSTANGIEQLISIFNKNDEESILKTFSKGAGETKQLELTDEGLQSRMPATTVFFWP, encoded by the coding sequence ATGGAAATTCTTGAAATTGCCAAAGAGTTCTTCACCAAATCTGTTATCGAAAAAATAGCCGATAAAATCGGAGAGGATGCGCCGCTCGTGCAATCGGCGATGAATGCAATCCTGCCTTCTGTTTTGGGTGGAATTATGGAAAAAGGATCTACCGCAAACGGTATCGAGCAACTCATTTCAATATTTAATAAGAATGATGAGGAATCCATACTCAAAACATTTTCGAAAGGTGCGGGTGAGACGAAACAGTTGGAACTTACTGACGAAGGTCTACAATCAAGAATGCCGGCAACTACTGTATTCTTCTGGCCTTGA
- a CDS encoding response regulator transcription factor: protein MIQIGIIDAFPIIRIGLTILLKEAYKDAEILAASNLDSFLSEHRNIRARAVIIGICENAKEDKLLMIRQFRNECPQVPLMIYDHQFQPELVPSYFMSGVTGYVLKHQNENQMLTCLNRILKGEHYLSPELTSNFVQRIVENDKNPTRHQRRLTPYEFEIAVRLCRGQSSPFIAEKLGRKPTSISSARKTIFRKLNIHSIVDLRKAINLDPEQA from the coding sequence ATGATACAGATAGGGATTATTGACGCATTCCCAATTATACGGATTGGTCTGACGATTTTATTGAAGGAGGCTTATAAAGACGCCGAGATATTGGCTGCATCAAACCTGGACAGTTTTCTCTCTGAACACCGGAATATTCGGGCCAGGGCGGTGATCATCGGTATTTGCGAAAACGCCAAGGAGGACAAGCTTCTTATGATCAGGCAATTCAGGAATGAATGTCCGCAGGTCCCCCTGATGATCTATGATCATCAGTTTCAGCCCGAACTGGTGCCTTCCTATTTTATGTCTGGGGTTACCGGATACGTACTTAAACATCAAAATGAAAATCAGATGCTTACATGCCTTAACAGGATCCTGAAAGGTGAGCATTATCTAAGTCCTGAACTCACCAGCAACTTCGTTCAACGTATAGTCGAAAACGATAAAAACCCAACGCGTCATCAAAGGAGATTGACGCCTTATGAATTTGAAATTGCAGTCCGATTGTGCAGGGGCCAGAGCAGTCCGTTTATTGCAGAGAAATTGGGTCGAAAACCCACTTCGATCAGCTCCGCAAGAAAAACAATATTCCGAAAACTCAATATACACAGCATCGTCGACCTGAGAAAGGCTATCAATCTCGATCCCGAGCAGGCGTAA
- a CDS encoding T9SS type A sorting domain-containing protein encodes MKISRLIILVFGFFMAVNGAIAQGEDIVLQSGNYDRDPYPGYNTSGSERGTYTIQVAKSAHTFTAGQFTINVAFPPGAVYAGGGTIPSEFTVTQGADGSSAVVISITGDWAGTGPTAIRTLVLPIKIIDASDDQPTATALQWADPFVTENPAGNSTGSPLNVLDWVMPVELQSFTVSKEGMAVNLAWTTTEETNASHFEVQRSADAKTWQKIGRVDASGESKVNVNYSFADSSPLSGTNYYRLKMVDNDATFSFSKIRNVEMEKRHLVIYPNPATNVMFLDGVDASKVKSISIHNNNGQTVYAASKMSPAGIDVSRLPIGTYLVCTRTLDGVALAQRIMIAR; translated from the coding sequence ATGAAGATTTCCAGATTGATTATTTTAGTGTTCGGCTTTTTTATGGCTGTCAATGGCGCCATTGCGCAAGGCGAAGACATCGTTCTGCAGTCGGGTAACTATGACCGGGACCCTTATCCCGGCTATAATACCAGCGGCAGCGAGAGGGGTACATATACCATACAAGTTGCCAAGTCTGCGCATACTTTTACTGCCGGCCAATTTACTATAAACGTAGCTTTTCCCCCGGGTGCAGTCTATGCTGGTGGAGGAACCATCCCGTCAGAATTTACCGTCACCCAGGGAGCTGACGGATCTTCGGCGGTGGTTATTTCGATCACAGGGGACTGGGCAGGAACCGGACCGACCGCAATACGTACGTTGGTGTTACCCATAAAAATAATAGATGCTTCCGATGACCAGCCCACAGCAACCGCGCTACAATGGGCTGATCCTTTTGTAACAGAAAATCCGGCCGGTAACTCCACCGGGTCGCCTCTAAATGTCCTGGACTGGGTTATGCCGGTAGAACTGCAGTCGTTTACTGTTTCAAAAGAAGGCATGGCTGTCAACCTCGCCTGGACGACAACCGAAGAAACCAACGCCAGTCATTTCGAGGTACAGCGAAGCGCTGATGCAAAGACATGGCAGAAAATTGGCCGTGTGGACGCAAGCGGAGAAAGTAAAGTAAACGTCAATTACAGCTTTGCAGACAGCTCACCGCTCTCGGGTACGAACTATTACCGGTTAAAGATGGTCGACAACGATGCCACTTTTTCGTTCAGTAAGATCAGGAACGTCGAAATGGAAAAAAGACATTTAGTGATATACCCTAATCCTGCGACCAATGTGATGTTCCTGGATGGTGTTGATGCATCCAAAGTCAAATCCATTTCAATACATAATAACAATGGGCAAACAGTGTATGCCGCCAGCAAAATGTCCCCGGCAGGGATTGATGTAAGCAGGTTGCCAATCGGTACATACCTGGTATGTACCCGTACACTCGACGGGGTTGCATTAGCACAAAGGATAATGATAGCAAGATAG